One region of Brassica napus cultivar Da-Ae chromosome A10, Da-Ae, whole genome shotgun sequence genomic DNA includes:
- the LOC106419019 gene encoding plant intracellular Ras-group-related LRR protein 1, whose product MTTELNPNNFPVLSYVLDRLPSFTAKSSSDGDKPPSKSDPSSSSSHSIEIVTQMPHLAHPDVLASMTSAIADVSQTRSVLRTLGPRPDHETVDKARARLAEIDASLSESFEEIALSANDVDVAEKEQKRREAVDQEKTWYNSILKLNELHESYEKLLKEGEERLVRIYESAEKNAAAVAEEEAKEVEVNEEVVSILQQAEEKPLDRVDLSGRKLKLLPEAFGRIQGLLVLNLYNNQLEAIPDSIAGLHSLLELDLSTNFLETLPDSIGLLSKLKILNVSCNKLTTLPDSICKCGSLVVLDASYNNLTYLPTNIGFELVHLEKLLIHLNKIRSLPTSVGEMRSLRYLDAHFNELNGLPESFGMLTNLEYLNLSSNFSDLQDLPASFGDLISLQELDLSNNQIHSLPDAFGTLVNLTKLNLDQNPLVVPPEEVVKQGVDAVKMYMGKRWVSMLEEEEKMANMKEEMEQANADWLARTTSKLKTYVTEVSEYLGSNSPKDPFLDQQL is encoded by the exons ATGACTACGGAGCTCAACCCTAACAACTTCCCCGTTCTTTCTTACGTCTTGGATCGCCTCCCTTCCTTCACCGCCAAATCCTCTTCCGATGGAGATAAACCACCGTCTAAGTCCGATCCATCTTCCTCCTCGAGCCACTCCATCGAGATCGTTACTCAGATGCCTCACTTAGCTCACCCCGACGTCCTCGCTTCCATGACAAGCGCCATCGCCGACGTCTCCCAGACCCGATCCGTCCTCCGAACCTTAGGACCGAGACCAGATCACGAGACCGTCGACAAAGCACGCGCGAGACTCGCGGAGATCGACGCGTCCTTGTCCGAGTCCTTCGAAGAGATCGCTCTCTCTGCCAACGACGTCGACGTGGCGGAGAAAGAGCAGAAGAGGAGGGAAGCCGTGGATCAAGAGAAGACTTGGTACAACTCGATCCTTAAGCTTAACGAGCTTCACGAGTCGTACGAGAAGCTTTTGAAGGAAGGAGAGGAGAGGCTTGTGAGGATCTACGAGTCGGCTGAGAAGAACGCGGCGGCTGTGGCGGAGGAGGAGGCTAAGGAGGTTGAAGTTAATGAGGAGGTTGTGAGTATATTGCAGCAAGCTGAGGAGAAACCGTTGGACCGTGTTGATTTGTCTGGTCGGAAACTGAAACTGCTCCCTGAAGCGTTTGGTCGGATCCAAGGTCTCCTTGTCCTTAACCTCTATAACAATCAGCTTGAG GCCATTCCTGATTCGATTGCTGGATTGCACAGCCTTCTTGAACTTGATTTGTCCACCAATTTTCTAGAGACATTACCTGATTCTATTGGTTTACTGTCCAAACTAAAGATCTTGAATGTCTCTTGTAACAAACTCACAACTTTACCTGATTCCATCTGCAAATGTGG GTCATTGGTTGTCTTGGACGCGAGCTACAACAACCTCACCTACTTACCAACCAACATTGGATTCGAGCTAGTTCATCTAGAGAAACTCTTGATCCATCTCAACAAAATCAGATCCTTACCAACATCCGTCGGCGAAATGAGATCCTTACGCTACCTTGACGCACACTTCAACGAACTTAACGGTCTCCCAGAATCATTCGGGATGCTCACTAACCTCGAGTACCTTAACCTGAGCAGTAACTTCAGCGACCTCCAAGATCTCCCTGCTTCTTTCGGAGATCTCATAAGCCTCCAAGAACTAGACTTGAGCAACAACCAGATCCATTCTCTTCCCGACGCTTTCGGCACGCTGGTGAACCTGACTAAACTGAACTTGGACCAGAACCCGCTTGTGGTCCCACCCGAGGAAGTGGTGAAACAAGGCGTGGATGCGGTTAAAATGTATATGGGTAAGAGATGGGTTAGTATgttggaagaggaagagaagatgGCGAATATGAAGGAAGAGATGGAGCAGGCAAACGCTGACTGGCTCGCTCGAACCACTTCGAAGCTGAAAACGTATGTGACTGAGGTATCTGAGTATCTTGGCTCAAATTCACCAAAGGATCCTTTCCTTGACCAGCAGCTATGA
- the LOC106419070 gene encoding L10-interacting MYB domain-containing protein-like: MRPKAVWEPEYHRVFLDLCVEQTMLGNKPGTHFSKEGWRNILSSFQEQTGAMYDRMQLKNHWDTMSRQWKIWCRLVQTGYMSWDPETNTFGASNEEWDYYLQENPDAGQYMLSVPQDLEKLEIIFAGSNNVEVRDNDDEVLGVRKRRRSGHHEEEAEEEDNRSMCSSSNPQTKGYWSPSTHELFLDLLVQETLKGNRPDTHFNKEGWKTIFETINERTGLGYTRGQLKNHWDCTRKAWKIWCQLVGDEGMRWDPETGSFGATEEEWRNYIRENPRAGQFRHKEVPHADKLSIIFSGVIEPGETYTPPSRKKLLLRDRSESPRFRGDEADYEEKPAKRLVSDGVLQESPVCVEMESAKRMYCIGECIESLNAMKEVEEGSDLYMFALDQFLKREYREIFLELKKPSLRIAWLQRLQSAAVSHTTT, translated from the exons ATGAGGCCAAAGGCTGTGTGGGAACCTGAGTACCACAGAGTGTTTCTTGATCTATGCGTGGAGCAGACTATGTTAGGGAACAAACCAGGGACGCATTTTTCGAAAGAAGGCTGGAGGAATATACTGAGTTCGTTTCAGGAGCAGACGGGCGCTATGTACGATAGGATGCAGCTTAAGAACCATTGGGATACAATGAGCAGGCAGTGGAAGATTTGGTGTAGGCTTGTTCAAACTGGTTATATGAGTTGGGATCCTGAGACTAATACGTTTGGTGCTAGTAATGAAGAATGGGATTACTATTTACAG GAGAATCCTGATGCAGGGCAGTATATGTTGAGTGTTCCACAAGATCTCGAGAAGCTAGAGATTATCTTTGCCGGTAGTAATAATGTTGAGGTCAGAGATAATGATGATGAAGTCTTGGGAGtaaggaaaaggagaagaagtggtcatcatgaagaagaagctgaagaagaagataacagAAGCATGTGCAGCTCTTCTAACCCTCAAACAAAAGGATACTGGTCTCCGTCCACACACGAGCTGTTTCTTGATCTCTTAGTGCAAGAGACTCTAAAAGGAAACAGACCAGACACACATTTCAACAAGGAAGGGTGGAAAACCATTTTCGAGACGATTAACGAGAGAACAGGACTCGGTTACACAAGAGGGCAGCTGAAGAACCACTGGGACTGCACCAGGAAAGCTTGGAAGATCTGGTGCCAGCTCGTAGGAGACGAGGGCATGAGATGGGATCCGGAGACCGGTAGCTTCGGTGCAACGGAAGAGGAGTGGAGAAACTATATCCGGGAGAATCCGAGAGCTGGACAGTTTCGTCACAAGGAAGTACCTCACGCTGATAAGCTCTCCATCATCTTCAGCGGAGTTATAGAGCCTGGAGAGACATACACTCCTCCCTCTAGGAAGAAGCTCCTCCTCAGGGATCGTTCCGAGTCGCCGCGGTTTCGAGGAGATGAAGCGGATTACGAAGAGAAGCCTGCTAAAAGGTTGGTGAGCGACGGTGTGTTGCAGGAGAGTCCTGTGTGCGTTGAGATGGAATCGGCAAAGAGGATGTACTGTATTGGGGAATGCATTGAGAGCCTTAATGCGATGAAGGAGGTGGAGGAAGGGAGTGATCTCTACATGTTTGCTTTGGATCAGTTCTTGAAGAGGGAGTATAGAGAGATCTTTCTTGAGCTGAAGAAGCCTAGTTTGAGAATTGCATGGTTGCAGAGACTTCAATCTGCAGCGGTTTCACATACCACAACTTGA
- the LOC106419270 gene encoding WUSCHEL-related homeobox 7 encodes MTSGEFSIKARGLGDNNNGGGGTGTKCGRWNPTVEQVKLLTDLFKAGLRTPSTDQIQKISMELSFYGKIESKNVFYWFQNHKARERQKRRKISTVDFDHRQETNLSIPHRHNIRHHQPPPKDTFEACEKEEKVIETLQLFPLSNVERARRNITATSHNEYVREHVNTTVFSTYSSCGAEMEHPPLDLRLSFL; translated from the exons ATGACGTCAGGAGAATTCTCCATTAAAGCTAGAGGGTTAGGTGATAACAACAACGGAGGTGGAGGAACAGGGACAAAGTGTGGAAGGTGGAATCCAACGGTGGAGCAAGTGAAGCTTCTGACGGACCTGTTCAAGGCGGGGCTACGAACACCGAGCACCGATCAGATTCAGAAGATCTCTATGGAGCTGAGTTTCTACGGTAAGATCGAAAGTAAGAACGTGTTTTATTGGTTCCAAAACCATAAAGCTAGGGAAAGACAAAAGCGCCGTAAAATCTCCACCGTCGACTTTGATCAtcgtcaagaaacaaatctctCTATTCCTCATCGACACAACATACGTCATCATCAACCACCACCTAAAG aTACTTTTGAAGCTTGTGAAAAAGAGGAGAAGGTGATAGAGACGTTGCAACTCTTCCCATTGTCGAATGTTGAAAGAGCGAGAAGAAACATTACTGCTACGAGCCACAACGAATACGTACGAGAGCACGTCAATACGACGGTGTTTTCTACATACTCATCGTGTGGAGCTGAGATGGAACATCCGCCGTTGGATCTTCGTTTGAGCTTTTTATGA
- the LOC106419449 gene encoding uncharacterized protein LOC106419449, translated as MRKLCPNYNLEDGLETVLEVPMPEELFSASKTKPGWNQMKSFWSKPTATATATNMTRLFGGRNAEIQLLLGVVGAPLIPLPVQPDHHNDYENPIHKDIKDQPLEMSMAQYIVKQYIAAVGGERALNAIESMYAMGKVRMTASEFCTGEGSLNSKMVKARSIRSGGGEVGGFVLWQKGIELWCLELVVSGCKISAGSDAKVAWRQTPWHPSHASRGPPRPLRRFLQGLDPKSTANLFARSSCMGEKKINDEDCFILKLEAEPSTLKARSSSNVEIIRHTVWGCFSQRTGLLIQLEDSHLLRIKAQDDNSIFWETTMESLIQDYRIIDGVQVAHAGKSSVSLFRFGENSDNHSRTRMEETWEIEEMDFNIKGLCMDCFLPPSDLKKDDDEEEEEEEEEVECGLAANNEKLPMKIRSASLRISSSKVLAIVDEEDESDVTEEMEET; from the exons ATGAGAAAACTTTGTCCCAACTACAACCTCGAAGACGGGTTAGAGACCGTTCTCGAGGTTCCTATGCCCGAGGAGTTGTTCTCTGCGTCCAAGACCAAACCGGGATGGAACCAAATGAAGTCTTTCTGGTCAAAACCCACGGCGACCGCAACGGCCACAAACATGACAAGACTCTTTGGTGGTCGTAACGCCGAGATCCAGCTCCTCCTTGGAGTCGTTGGAGCTCCTTTGATCCCTCTCCCTGTTCAGCCTGACCACCACAACGATTATGAAAACCCTATTCATAAAGACATCAAAGACCAACCTCTG GAGATGTCGATGGCTCAGTACATAGTAAAACAGTACATAGCAGCGGTAGGAGGAGAACGGGCGTTAAACGCAATAGAGAGCATGTACGCGATGGGGAAAGTGAGGATGACGGCATCAGAGTTCTGCACAGGAGAAGGGAGCTTGAACAGCAAAATGGTGAAGGCAAGGAGTATCAGGAGTGGAGGAGGAGAAGTAGGAGGCTTTGTGTTGTGGCAAAAGGGTATAGAGCTATGGTGTCTTGAGCTAGTCGTCTCCGGCTGCAAGATCAGTGCCGGTAGTGACGCCAAAGTTGCTTGGAGACAAACTCCATGGCATCCTTCTCATGCCTCTCGTGGTCCTCCTAGACCATTGCGCCGTTTCCTCCAG gGTCTTGACCCAAAGTCAACGGCAAACCTATTCGCAAGATCTTCATGCATGGGAGAGAAGAAAATAAACGACGAAGACTGTTTCATACTCAAGCTCGAAGCCGAGCCATCAACTCTCAAGGCGAGAAGCAGCAGCAACGTAGAGATCATACGCCACACCGTGTGGGGATGTTTCAGCCAGAGAACAGGTCTTCTAATCCAGCTCGAAGACTCTCACCTCCTGCGAATCAAAGCACAAGACGACAACAGCATCTTCTGGGAGACGACGATGGAGTCTCTCATCCAAGACTACAGGATCATCGACGGTGTCCAGGTGGCACACGCTGGTAAAAGCTCTGTTTCTCTGTTTAGGTTTGGCGAGAACTCGGATAACCACTCGAGGACGAGGATGGAAGAGACTTGGGAGATTGAAGAAATGGATTTTAACATCAAGGGTTTGTGCATGGACTGTTTCTTGCCTCCTTCTGATCTCAAGaaggatgatgatgaggaggaagaagaagaggaagaggaagtggAGTGTGGGTTAGCTGCGAATAACGAGAAGCTGCCTATGAAGATTAGAAGCGCTTCTTTGAGGATTAGTTCGTCTAAGGTTCTAGCCATTGTGGATGAAGAGGATGAATCAGATGTTACTGAAGAGATGGAGGAGACGTAA
- the LOC106419451 gene encoding probable sugar phosphate/phosphate translocator At3g11320 — MKMATNGRFFTFGIVASWYSSNIGVLLLNKYLLSNYGFKYPIFLTMCHMTACSLLSYVAIAWLKMVPMQTIRSRVQFLKISALSLVFCVSVVFGNVSLRFLPVSFNQAIGATTPFFTAVFAYVMTLKREAWLTYFTLLPVVTGVVIASGSEPSFHLFGFLMCIAATASRALKSVLQGILLSSEGEKLNSMNLLLYMAPIAVVFLLPATLIMEKNVVGITIALARDDFRIVWYLLFNSALAYFVNLTNFLVTKHTSALTLQVLGNAKGAVAVVVSILIFKNPVSVTGMLGYSLTVCGVILYSEAKKRSK; from the exons ATGAAGATGGCGACGAACGGCCGGTTCTTCACATTCGGGATCGTCGCGTCATGGTACTCCTCCAACATCGGAGTGCTGTTACTAAACAAGTACCTCCTCAGCAACTACGGGTTCAAATACCCGATCTTCCTCACCATGTGCCACATGACCGCCTGCTCCCTCCTCAGCTACGTCGCCATCGCGTGGCTCAAGATGGTCCCGATGCAGACGATCCGATCCCGCGTCCAGTTCCTCAAGATCTCGGCCTTGAGCCTCGTCTTCTGCGTGTCGGTGGTGTTTGGTAACGTCTCGCTGAGGTTTTTGCCGGTTTCGTTTAACCAGGCGATCGGCGCAACGACGCCGTTTTTCACGGCCGTGTTTGCGTATGTGATGACGCTCAAGAGGGAGGCTTGGCTGACTTACTTCACTCTCCTCCCTGTTGTTACTGGTGTTGTTATTGCCAGTGGG AGTGAACCAAGCTTTCACCTTTTTGGATTCCTTATGTGCATTGCAGCCACAGCTTCAAGAGCACTTAAATCAGTGCTTCAAGGGATTTTGCTTTCTTCTGAAGG GGAGAAGCTGAACTCCATGAATCTCCTCCTCTACATGGCTCCAATAGCTGTGGTGTTCCTTCTCCCTGCTACTCTTATCATGGAGAAAAATGTTGTCGGCATTACAATTGCACTTGCAAGAGATGATTTCAGAATCGTTTGGTATCTGCTATTCAACTCAGCGCTTGCCTATTTCGTAAACTTGACAAACTTCTTGGTCACGAAACACACTAGCGCCCTCACTCTGCAG GTGCTAGGAAACGCCAAAGGAGCAGTGGCAGTGGTAGTCTCCATTCTAATATTCAAGAACCCTGTTTCAGTGACCGGAATGCTCGGTTACTCCCTCACTGTCTGTGGAGTTATTCTCTACAGCGAAGCCAAGAAACGGAGCAAATGA
- the LOC106419450 gene encoding RING-H2 finger protein ATL43-like — MSSSSSLLLVSLLSLFLNSSLADNDRYNTTAVVIMNPTTPPPLPPPSPLQRHNVTSSFMPGIAVVIAVLTVVFSLTFLLLLYVKHCKRRNGYVNDTQRFATSRYYGGGGYGGGGVGRKNSGIDRSVIESLPVFRFGALSGHKEGLECAVCLARFEPTEVLRLLPKCKHAFHVECVDTWLDAHSTCPLCRYRVDPEDILLISDCNSWFELRLSNNRREESNNNNNTGSTRFDFVSRISGRHSSAGERASRLNDVRKLSSFRRSLDSSLRINDGEEEKTDSVAVAVGCFDRNQQRKDGLLLNSNRESFEARFEHRIIISGGNRDQRWSEVRPADLLYLRSEMILSDCRKLAAAEDGREVIGGRSVSELTSIDRRRRWGGEPRQRQATAVISRWLAWSHRPSASSAV; from the coding sequence atgtcttcttcttcctcgttacTTCTTGTTTCTCTCCTCTCCCTCTTCCTCAACTCCTCACTCGCAGACAATGATCGTTACAACACCACGGCGGTCGTGATAATGAACCCAACAACACCACCGCCTCTTCCGCCGCCTTCTCCACTTCAACGACATAACGTCACTTCCTCTTTCATGCCCGGAATCGCCGTGGTCATCGCTGTCCTCACGGTCGTATTCTCCCTCACCTTCTTGCTCCTCCTCTACGTCAAACACTGCAAACGACGCAACGGTTACGTCAACGATACGCAGCGTTTCGCAACGTCTAGATACTACGGAGGAGGAGGATACGGTGGAGGCGGAGTTGGAAGAAAAAACTCCGGTATAGACCGGTCTGTGATCGAATCTTTACCGGTTTTCCGGTTTGGTGCACTGAGCGGTCACAAGGAAGGGCTAGAGTGCGCCGTGTGCTTGGCCCGGTTCGAACCGACGGAAGTCTTGAGGCTACTGCCGAAATGCAAACACGCTTTCCACGTAGAGTGCGTTGACACGTGGCTAGACGCGCACTCCACTTGCCCGCTTTGCCGTTACCGGGTCGACCCGGAAGATATCCTCTTGATCAGTGATTGCAACTCCTGGTTCGAGCTCCGTTTATCTAATAACCGTCGAGAAGaatctaataataataataataccgGTTCGACCCGGTTCGATTTCGTGAGTCGTATCTCCGGTCGGCATTCATCTGCCGGAGAACGAGCGAGTCGACTCAACGACGTTAGAAAGTTGTCTTCGTTTAGGAGATCGCTCGATAGCTCTCTGAGGATCAACGACGGCGAGGAGGAGAAAACGGACTCCGTCGCCGTCGCCGTCGGGTGTTTCGATCGGAATCAACAGAGGAAAGACGGATTGTTGCTTAATTCGAACCGGGAAAGCTTCGAGGCGAGGTTCGAGCACCGGATAATAATCTCCGGCGGGAATCGAGATCAGAGATGGAGCGAGGTGAGGCCGGCTGATCTTCTCTACCTCCGATCGGAGATGATTCTGAGTGATTGCCGGAAGCTAGCTGCGGCGGAGGATGGCAGAGAGGTCATTGGTGGGAGAAGTGTGTCGGAGTTAACGAGCATTGATAGACGGAGGAGATGGGGAGGAGAGCCGAGACAACGACAAGCCACGGCGGTGATCTCGAGATGGCTCGCTTGGTCCCACCGTCCCTCCGCTTCCAGCGCTGtttaa
- the LOC106419452 gene encoding uncharacterized protein LOC106419452 produces the protein MEPVQPHLDTLKAIHVEDHDQRGKELVITDNNVEPRRSCSCAEEEDEERRSNASLCSVEVDLELGRPEKAVHFSEKDCRICHMTLDATNLESGVGIELGCSCKDDLAAAHKHCAETWFKIKGNKICEVCGSIAGNVEAEIEESRNEVNGTVNQSLRTVGPPLVEARSFWQGHRFLNFLLACMVFAFVISWLFHFNVPST, from the exons ATGGAGCCCGTACAGCCGCATCTCGACACCCTTAAAGCAATCCATGTCGAAGACCACGACCAAAGAGGAAAAGAGCTCGTCATCACCGACAACAACGTAGAGCCTCGTCGGAGCTGCTCCTGTgcagaagaggaagatgaggaGCGGAGATCCAATGCGTCATTATGTTCAGTGGAAGTAGATCTCGAGCTTGGGAGGCCTGAGAAAGCTGTACATTTCTCAGAGAAAGATTGCAGGATTTGTCATATGACTTTGGACGCAACGAATCTTGAATCTGGTGTGGGGATTGAGCTAGGCTGCTCTTGCAAAGATGATCTGGCTGCTGCTCACAAGCACTGTGCTGAGACTTGGTTTAAGATCAAAGGAAACAA AATCTGTGAAGTATGCGGGTCTATTGCGGGCAATGTGGAGGCGGAGATTGAGGAAAGTCGGAATGAAGTAAATGGTACGGTGAATCAGTCTCTGAGAACGGTTGGTCCTCCATTGGTGGAAGCTAGAAGCTTCTGGCAAGGTCACCGGTTCTTGAATTTCCTTTTAGCTTGTATGGTCTTCGCCTTTGTGATTTCATGGCTCTTCCACTTCAATGTTCCCTCCACATAG
- the LOC106419004 gene encoding 26S proteasome non-ATPase regulatory subunit 7 homolog A-like codes for MDVIKTQQISARTIEKVVVHPLVLLSIVDHYNRVAKDSRKRVVGVLLGSSSRGVVDVTNSYAVPFEEDDKDPSIWFLDHNYHESMFHMFKRINAKEHVVGWYSTGPKLRENDLDVHALFSGYVPNPVLVIIDVQPKELGIPTKAYYAVEEVKENATQKSQKVFVHVSTEIAAHEVEEIGVEHLLRDVKDTTISTLATEVTAKLTALKGLDARLREIRSYLDLVIEGKLPLNHEILYHLQDVFNLLPNLNVNELVKAFSVKTNDMMLVIYLSSLIRSVIALHNLINNKLLNKEHEKAEDSKPVAIPITS; via the exons ATGGATGTGATAAAGACGCAGCAGATATCAGCAAGAACCATCGAGAAAGTCGTCGTTCACCCACTCGTCTTGCTTAGCATCGTCGACCATTACAACCGCGTCGCTAAGGACTCGCGCAAGCGCGTCGTCGGCGTTCTCCTCGGCAGCAGCTCCCGTGGTGTCGTTGACGTCACCAACAGCTACGCAG TGCCTTTTGAGGAGGATGACAAAGACCCGAGTATCTGGTTTCTTGATCACAACTACCATGAGTCAATGTTCCACATGTTCAAGAGAATCAATG CCAAGGAGCATGTTGTAGGTTGGTACAGCACAGGTCCTAAACTCCGTGAGAACGATTTGGACGTTCATGCTTTGTTCAGTGG ATATGTGCCAAATCCGGTGTTGGTGATTATTGATGTACAGCCTAAAGAACTCGGAATCCCCACTAAAGCTTACTATGCAGTGGAGGAAGTCAAGGAG AATGCTACTCAGAAAAGCCAGAAAGTCTTTGTTCACGTGTCTACAGAAATCGCTGCTCATGAAGTCGAGGAAATTG GCGTGGAACACTTACTCAGGGATGTAAAAGACACAACTATCAGTACCCTGGCGACTGAG GTCACTGCCAAACTTACTGCTCTGAAGGGGCTTGACGCACGTCTTAGGGAGATCCGGAGTTACCTTGACCTTGTAATTGAAGGGAAGCTTCCTCTTAATCATGAGATTTTGTACCATCTGCAG GATGTTTTCAACTTGCTTCCAAACCTGAATGTGAACGAGTTGGTCAAGGCCTTCTCAG TGAAAACAAATGACATGATGCTCGTTATCTATCTGTCGTCACTCATCCGGAGTGTAATTGCGCTCCACAACTTGATCAACAACAAG TTGCTGAACAAGGAACATGAAAAAGCAGAGGACTCGAAGCCCGTGGCCATACCCATCACCAGCTAA
- the LOC106419050 gene encoding transcription factor DIVARICATA, with translation METLHPLLSHVPTSDHRFVVQEMMCLQTSTWTKEENKKFERALAIYADDTPDRWFKVAAMIPGKTISDVMTQYSKLEEDLFDIEAGLVPIPGYPSAGFDQLVSPYDHDLYRKRPNGGARGFDQDRRKGVPWTEEEHRRFLLGLLKYGKGDWRNISRNFVGSKTPTQVASHAQKYYQRQLSGAKDKRRPSIHDITTVNLLNTNITRPSSDHDRFLQQPDESKLGFTDKGNAEEGLGSDVSWSESFLCLVSIRTCV, from the exons ATGGAGACTCTGCATCCACTACTCTCTCACGTGCCCACTTCTGACCACCGGTTCGTTGTTCAAGAGATGATGTGCTTGCAAACATCGACCTGGACTAAAGAAGAGAACAAGAAGTTTGAGCGAGCCCTAGCTATATACGCTGATGACACTCCTGACCGCTGGTTCAAAGTTGCTGCTATGATCCCTGGCAAAACCATCTCAGATGTCATGACGCAGTACTCTAAGCTCGAAGAAGACCTCTTCGACATAGAAGCAGGGCTTGTCCCTATCCCTGGTTACCCTTCAGCTGGATTCGATCAGCTCGTTAGTCCCTATGACCATGATCTGTATCGTAAACGTCCTAATGGAGGAGCCAGAGGATTTGATCAAGATCGAAGGAAAGGAGTTCCATGGACGGAGGAAGAACACAG ACGATTCTTGTTAGGCCTTCTCAAGTATGGAAAAGGAGACTGGAGAAACATATCAAGGAACTTTGTCGGATCGAAAACACCAACTCAGGTTGCTAGCCATGCTCAAAAATACTATCAAAGACAGCTCTCTGGCGCTAAAGACAAACGCCGGCCTAGCATTCACGACATCACCACCGTCAATCTTCTGAACACCAATATCACCCGTCCATCTTCTGACCATGACCGCTTCCTCCAACAACCAGATGAATCAAAACTAGGGTTCACCGACAAGGGTAATGCAGAGGAGGGACTAGGGAGTGATGTTTCTTGGTCAGAATCTTTCCTCTGTCTTGTCTCCATACGAACCTGCGTTTAA